In Halictus rubicundus isolate RS-2024b chromosome 1, iyHalRubi1_principal, whole genome shotgun sequence, the sequence AGCTGTGcaatctttttaaacaattttttggtaCATTTACTGCCACATCAAATACACACATCCagtctttttaaacagtttCTTCATTTACTGTAATAAAATCAGTGTCAAAATAATAATTCGCACAATATAACTCCTTCGAATAGACTCTACAGTCCTTTGAAAAATTAAAGACACAGTATTGAATCTTGCTTAATAAATTTTGCGATTGCAAACGTGTTTCAATCCGTAAAACAGCAAGTCTTCGTcagtaatataatttaataactGCTTTTGACGTTGTTAccgaaaaagaaattataccaGACTCATTAAGAAGCTCAATCAGACCTATTAGCAGAATCGTAAAATTGTATACTTATAATCCCTACACTGCAAATCTTTGAACAAAATAAGAACTGTCCCCAAGAATTGTGGACTGTGAGCTACAACAGGAAAATGTGTAAAAACGTATAATCAGTCTGGACGATTTTAAGTAAAATTACAGTCGAGATGGTTTACCGGAGCGACAGCGAGAAAGATTGTTAGGAAAGTAATTTACAATTGCTCGGAGTTTCGCGACGCTCGCGTTACAATGCGTTTCCGTGGCCGAGAATCGTGGCAATAATAACGCTGGCGCCAGAAGAAATTGTTGCGACGGTGTCTCACCTTTCCGTACGAGATTCAAAATCAATCCTGAGGCCTCCATGCTGATTCTTCTGCTCGCAGGGTCGACCGACCGGTCGGCAAATTATTGCACCGTCTTTAACAATAAATACAGAACGCGAGACGACTAATAATCACGGGAGCTAACACACGAGCGTTGCTATTATTTCGTTGTCGAGAGGGGCGCGTTGGTTTGTTGAAAACACTTGAAACGACGATACGTCGATTTTCATCCTTTTTTTCGTTCGTTATTTCCCAGCGTTCATGCTCTGACATTAGCCACGGACGGACGGACATAGTCTTCGGAGTCGGTGCATGCATTTCGGAGCAGTGTTTCGTGCGACTTGTTCCACGTTGTGAATCGCGTCTTTTAGTGGCGTTTCGTCTGCGACAGTAAAAGAGATGTCGTGCGAGGAAGAATGTCCGTGCGCCAAGCGAAGCATAGATTATTATGGCGTGCTGTCGTTGAAAAAGAATGCTAACGATTTGGAGATCAAGCAGGCGTAAGTGAGATCTTCTCGGTTGCATTCCCGTGCACCCTTCTCCGTCGCTTCCTTTATCGATCTTCTCCGCATCGCGAGACGTTCCTCCACTTCCGCTTCTGTCGCGCGACGCTCTCTCCCCGCGGAACAAACTCTTGCTGCCTAAAAATCAAAGCGACGTTCAATCCATCGTCAATAACAACCTCCCACGCATCCCTCGCAATATTTTTCGCTTTTTCGAACACGTTAACAAACCCTCGAAAGCTCGCGCAACAACCGCATCACGAAATTTTCGGTGTTAAATTTCATGGCTACGTTTTTAGAGCTGCCACATATTTTCGCGTACCTCACAGCCTCTTTAAATTCGTTCGGCTTTCAAAAATGTATTCTACATTGTTTTTTCGTTATCGAATTTTTCAGAACAAAACGATCTCTCCTAAAAAATTGACGTGAAACCCAATCCGTTCCCAATAACAACCTCTCAGATTTCTTTGGAGCTATGGCTGCGTCCAACGGCAATGTTTTCCTATTTTTTACAAACTTTAAAATAGCCTCGATAGTGCAACAGACTTTTTAATTTACCAGTGCTTTCGTAAACGGATTGTCGCTTGACAAAATAGATGTTGTTTTCCGCAAGCTTTGTAACAATTATTGAATTGGTACACGCGAGACGTTGCGGCTGATATTTCTAGTAACAAGCGACGCTGAATCTCGACCATTTACACAATGATCCTCAGTCATTTTCATAACGGTTCGCAAGCGCACGACCGTCCCTTTTATTCGTCTCTATTTCCTTCTCTAAACGATTTTTCTGCGAGACATTATTCCGTTTCAGAAGTTCCTACAACGCACAGAGAACACTCCGTTATTCCTCGAAGACGTAGAAACTTACAGACACGCTCCGTTGCtatactgcggatgtttatgcaaattcgcatcTCCTCGCAGTCGTCCCTTTTAAGGAAACCAGAATCacagaaaaatgtatttcaaCCGCTGGAAGATCTGAGATAACACGGGGACTCTGTTAATCTTTGTTCGTAGGTGCCCTTCAGCGTTCAGGTTTCctgtgaatgcataaaaatccgcagtcaattGTTTCTCCATTTGCAATTGATTCGAACAGTCCCGATACCTATTTCTTACATTGTAACGGTATCGAAACTTGTTCACAAGCATTCGTAAAATATTTGTACGAAATTGCACGAGCTAATTGTTAAAGCGTTTCGAAATTGTGCGAAATTGAATTGCGCTTTTACGTTGTACATGCTTTCAGATTTCGCAGACTGGCGACACGATACAATCCTAAAGGAGTGAAGGACGAGAACTGCGCGACGATTTTCGCCTTAGTGGCCGAAGCGTACGACGTGCTTTCGGATCCCCTTAGGAGGGCCATATACGATCAATTCGGGGAGGAAGGCCTTAAAAATGGCGTGCCGAGCGCAGACGGATTCATTGAACCCTACGTTTATCACGGGGAGCCGATGAGAACTTACAGGTACGCGCGGCTACCATAAACTCTCCAAAGTTTCCACGACCGAGCTCCGCAATTATCCAACTGGTTCAAGTGAAACATCGAAAAGAATTGATCGCTTCAACCAGTCTTAACAAAACGGTGCAACATTATTGGTAATTTTACAATCCTATTTTTCAACCTCAATTTGCCACGAGTCAATAAAAATCCCCactcatttaaaaaataactgtAGATATTAAACTCTCTATATAGTACTATACTCACTTCTATTTGAAATATAAAGCAGTAATTATAAttgatgcaaaaaaatttggtatttcacataaaaatctGTAACCTAGTTATCACTAAAGACATTACAGAATTTAAGGATACTCTTATTTggcttattaaaataattagaagaGGTAATACGTTTCCGTTTAATTGCTCTGCCTTTATTTTTATTCctcataaagattcgcagtctatcgCGTTCTAATTAAATGTAACGCATCCCTGTGTCAATTACTAAGATAGAAAAGTATGGAAAAAAGGACATgactttctaaataaaaatcGACGACCAGTTCTTGTTCTTTGTTATTGCATTTTGAGATCCGGATTCGATTAACGTGACCCTTTCTGTAATCCAGCAAGTGGAGGCGCAAGCTGTACCGGCTAAGCTTAACAGCCACTTAAAAACTTTGAATATTTACGATCTGATCTATCGGCACCTCTTTAGGGAATTCTTCGGGTCCGACAGTCCTCATGCTGATCTACTCCATGTACTAACGCAGCCTTCGACTCTGCTGGAATTTCCCGAGGGACGCGGTTTGAAGCGCAAGGAGGAGCCCCTGATAAAAACCTTGTACCTAACCCTATTGGAGGTATTATATCGACGTTCTACTTATTTATAGTTTTCCTTTCGCGCGGTGTTAATCGCCGTAGACGCGACGTGATAATCGCCGCCGCAAACCATCTACCCACTTGTTTTTTGCAACTCGATACCAACTATACCAGCCTCTGACTATACGTGATCCTTTCGGTATCCTCGTTGTTAGCGCTTCGACCCGGCAAGCGTTCCATCATTCGACGGATGATCATGCTTCTCGATGGGCTAGACCCGCTTCTTATCAGACTGCGAATGATTACACAAATTCGTCCTTCCAGGCCCTtccaaaaaattaataaaaattcctttcatCGGTCAAGGATTAAATCAACCCTTTGCAATTGACCGTCCCTTGTATgcgaaaatttttctattacAAAATCTGAGTCAATAACATTTTATGCTAAGACAAGTTGCCGAGTGCAAAGAGCTAAAAGCAAAATTTTCTTGTTCTACGaatgtataaaattcgcagtcaatTTGGTACCTGTCCTAGCGTATGCATATATTCTGTAGGCCCTTGTAAACACGAGCAGGTCTTTTATGGGGGAATCAAGAAAATGAAGATTCAGAGATTGGTCCTGGTGGAGGACGATAAATCCAGGACAGTGACGAAAGAGAAGATCCTAACGATACCTATTAAACCGGGCATCCCCCGAGGAACGAGGATCGTTTTCCCGAAAGAGGGCGACCAGGGACCCACCAAGATTCCCGGTAATTTTTTacctaaaataaaatactgCAGCAACAATTGAATGGAAACCTTCTTTAATTTCGTCTCCCCAAAAAAAATCTGATTAATCGTTCCTGTCCGAAACGTCTAAATATTAATAGTGAAGGCTACAAATAAACACCTAATAGTTTAGGAAGACCGAACTATTGGCTAGTAAAATAAATACATTCGGTTGTATTTAACAATCTTCGCTTGTAATAAACAAGCGTTAATCGTGTTGATAACATTTCTGTGCGTTTGCAACGAGTCATAAGAAAATTCTGGAAATTGCATGAGTATATTTGCAACCGACTGTATACACGCTAAAGCACAATAGCTTCTGAATAATCTGATGGCAGAGGACCGGTCCGATAAGTGTGTTAAAGGGAAACAGTTTCCGCAAGACGCGAAGCGGCCAGGAATAAAATCAGATTGGCCGCGAGGCGAGCCCGTTGCCGGTGTCCGGCGTGTGGTATCGATTCGAATATCGCGAAGGATGCGTTTAAAATGCATCGTGCATCCCGTTCCGGACAGAAATGGGTTAATCGGCGGCGGTTCGCGTAATGTCTTTACTCAGTCTGAAGCACGTCAGCGTAGCGGATGTAATCTTCATCACGGAGGACCGGCCCCACGAGACCTTCCGAAGAGAGGGCTCTGACTTGCACATGACGGTCGATATCTTTCTGCGAGAGGCACTGACCGGAACAGTGGTCACCGTCAACACCCTCGACGACAGAACCCTTCGAATCCTAATAACGTCTGTCATCACGTACGTCGTCTTCCTATCATACACATAGTGTTCTTCCCTCTTTGTTTCCTCGTCCGCTCGACACACCTAAAAATTTACAAAAGTATCTTTACTATATGTTTTACTAAATTGTGTAGCTCCTATATCATAGGTAGATAGTATATACTATATGGCTAGAGTGTGCATTTTTGTTTttaagaaacaggagccaaatagtttctttctttaacactaaacctaccacggtcaaaatgagcgttttatattttacaattattgaaactattaaaatttatttatggaaaatagtggaatttccttgtccaaacatttattatatattgaaaattacggacaatgttaataaatttagggttgccatttttacaaggTAATATTTAatagatactgttaatgcttggtaggtttaatgttaatgaTTCCCATGAGTTGAAATTAATATATCAGTATGCTTAAACTCTTTTCATTTTCCTCGTGTTCTGAATGAAATTTACagcctatatatatataaaataactgGTATTCGTCATTTAGTTTCAGCTTCTGTAAATTGCATTAAATTGAATGCTGCCTGTCCAACATTTTCTGTAAATTTTTATAACTGTGTCTCTGTCTGCCTCTCCTCTATCACCtgcaattataataattattgtatatttatatgatACAATATATTTGAAGTAAGCATACAATGTATGTACTCCAAATATATTTccgtatattatacaatattttaatatataatatacaatatttgaatagtagtaatgtatattttagtgatgtaatattaaatttaactaTTTTTGTGTACAGCCCTCTTGAGTTTTTTCTTTTCCAAATTACTTGAAATAATTTCGTAAGAAAAAttaatgtagaagaatataaaaaaaatttgcgaAAATCGTGAAATAAGTGTACCGTTGTTCAAGGATTGTCGATCTGCAATATCCGTGGAACCCGAGGAGCTTTTCGTTCGGTCTTGTTTCCAGCGGTGATGTTATCGGTCGCTCTATTTTCCTCGGAAATTGCGAAAATAGAAGGTCTCTGTAAATGGATGCGCCATTTTGAGGAAAATCGGGGACTTAACTTCCTTATCCGTGCTATTCGCACGAAACAGCGCCTTTCGAGAGTCGTTTTGTCTTGAACGTTTTGCAGAAAGATGACAAATTTTATCGCGAACAATTTCTAATAATGTCCTACATAGTCTGTGCGTATACGACAACCATAAGAATATTTGTATGCTACAGGCCAGGGTACCAGAAGTCCATACCTGGCGAAGGACTACCGCTTCCGGAAACTCCGAACAAGAAAGGATCTCTTGTCATCCTGTTTCAAATCGAATTTCCCGTGTACCTGCCGCTGTCTAATAAAGACCTTGTTAAAAGAGCTTTCGACGCGATTGGTGACATCAAGGACACGGAATTTGTTCATCGTTTCATACTGGCGAATAAAATGCGAATGAACGTCGACTTCGATGTGCCGGTACGCCGGGACCCGAACGACCACGAAGCCAAACAATTAgaagaaatatgtaaaaaataattGGGAACTGTGTCGAGGATTATTTCTGTCTCCCAAAATTTATATATGTACCTCATCGAACCTCTGTTTCTACTATTCCACCTTTCTAAGTTAATAGCTATAACGCACTTCAAGGTTACGACTCCCGAAAACAATTAGATATTACGTATAACCTGTGAAATCGTCAAATCagcaattttgttataaattatcTATAAATAAAACGTTTGGTATACCTTTCACGTTGACCACCTAGTTTTCTGCTTCTTAAAACGAATTTATTTCGGCTTGGTCACCGAGGAGGATCGAAATATTCAAACGGCCGATGTGTGGTGCCCTCTGCGAGAGGGAAATTCAAAATCGACGAATTCAAGTTTCTCGAACTAACTTAATTTACCGAGGATCATTACTgggaatataaaaattgaaaatgtgtACAAGGTAGCATTGTGCTATCTAATAAAGCTGATAAATTGAAATTACGATCCCAGATCGAATGTTACTTTTCCCTCCAGATTGCACGATTCAAATCGACCGCCACAATTTGTGACCCAATTATATTAGTCTCTGATAGCGTTGGGTTCAAACtcttttcttctttaatttttaaatgaaagaaaCCGTTTTAATTCACCAGAAATACGAGTCAATTTCTGTCAAGAATAATCTACTAAATTTTGTAAAAGAAGTTTTCAAAGCTTCTTGTTTATGTAACGCAATGATACAGAAGCCTGTAATTTCATTTCCGACAGGTGAAGTGTTGATAAATTAAGAGAACGAAATAATCAATAAAATTGATTGGCACGACTTGAATCTCGCTCGCCGGCAAAGTAGATTTCTCTCAAGATAAAGTCGGCGCGTACAAACAGCGAGTGGCGCGCTCTGACGGTGCTACCAGTAAGCTTGTCGTCGGTAAAACAGTTCGGCAGAGTCGGTAATTGGTCTCCGGATCGAACGAATTTATTCTCTTCcacaattcttctaattttttcgaaaattttcatcgACATTCCAGCGAACCGGTTCCGGCGACAAGCTCGAAGGATCACGGGGACTAGAGGCGAAAGAAACACTCACGATACGTTCCGTTTGATATTGGCCGGAACGAAACATGATAATCTCGGGCAATCATATGACTCCACCGCACGTGACTTTATTTACAGTTGACTGATACTCGCGAACATGTATGGTGCAGTTCCTTGTGACATGATAGACCGAAAACGAAACAAAGTTAGCGAGCAATGCGGTAACTGTAAGTGGTCGTCGGTTTATGATGCCTTTACTCGATAAGCTGTTCCCTTCACGGAGGAGTTGCAAAAACAATGTTCAAACCTTCGTGGCGTCGAATGTCGGGTCGCAGGAAGATGATAGGTGAGAACTGCTGCTTTTTTCGGGCACAGGCCCTTGTTTTAATTGCATTCACCTTGCTCGCAGTTGCCCCTCTAATATCATCGTACCTTTATATTTGCGGGTCTTATTGGTTGCATCGATATCTATCGTTGATATTGTATATCGATCATCGGTGCTCCTAAGTCatttagattttttattttttccctcTCCTGCACGATAACGTAGCGGACCTTCGAAAGTTCATGACCGCGGGAAGAATCATTTGAATTCTAATCTTAATCGGAAATTAGATTTCCGTGGGATCTTAACCTATTTCGCGTTACGCTCGTTTCTAGATCCCCGTTGGCGGGAGACATAATCGCAGCTCGTTACTAACACACTCGTGACTTGGCTTCTGCACCGAGCCGTGAAATTGACCTCTAAGTTAAAACTTTCCAAACATCTGTTACAAATATTCGAATCTAACGAAACTGTTTCACGCGAACCCGCCGAAAATTTGTTTCCCTTTGCACATGAGAATCCGCAGGTTTTGTCCCGCCCACGGAATTTTGAGTTTCGGTCATTTAGGGGGACAGGATTTATAGGAACCGTTTCACAGGAAACGGTGTAACGCATCTAACGGTTCTTATCTATGTTCGAAAGCACATTGTAATCGATGCTTTTGGCAAGAATCGCGGGAATTGTTGTAACATTTAAAATTGATACTCGCTATAGATTAATGCGTTATATAAGGAAGAACAGACATGTAATGCTCGTATAATATTAGATGATCACACGTTCAAACGGAGACATTGTTTTCGTTTCGCTTCCGTCATGCATATGAAATCACcgaaaacaaaataattcattattctGAACTCGAGCATCACACgtctgaaaatttatttatacattttcgtAACATTATACTAAAATGTGTTACCGTCTATTTGGTTCTCTACGAAACCGAAGTAAATGTATagatatttatttcaaaaaataagaaataaaaataggcagtatgaaaatagaaaataaaatgattttaataTTGGTTATTTATTATTGCGGTATTAATGTGTTGTATGTAATATTTATAGGGATTCCGCACTATGTCTCGGCACCGGAGAAGTTCGGATCCTATTGTTTCGCGAATGCGAGGCGCGCGGAAGAAAACTATTGTTCGATTCCTTATCGTTGGAAAAGCAAAGACGTAAATCGAAATCGGCTGCGTACGATCTCAAAAATAACGCCAGTCCACCAGCCGACCCAATTAACTTCGTAAGTTGTCGCAATTATCATGCGATCGATTATCGTCCCACACAAAAATTTGTTAATACATGTTTCACTAATACGCTTTAATTTTTTAGCGAGAAAAAACGGCCGAGGATGACGTGAGTTTATTGAGCGAAATGGTTTTTGGTACCGTGGCTATGACCTACAAGGGATCCTCTTTCAAGGTGAACttcgataacaataataataataaaaataattaatcaaGTAGTACAAAactatgttttattttttagatCCATTCAATGCATTCACCACCCTGCATCATGTGCACTAAAGTATTCCCTGCTACAGAGCATAACGTGTATAAACCAAGGTGGGCTTGTTCATTCCTCATATGCCAGTTATTGATTTCGCGTTATGGCTGATTTGTGGCCATGGTGTTTGACTTATTACACAATTCTGTTTCTAGCGAGAAAGTGTCGGACGAAGGGTTGGGTCGTTCCATGAACTTGGATTCTAATTCTAGCATGCGAACGCTATGTAAGTGGAAATTGAAGAGTGTAACTCACCTGCACGCTCTTTACAAAAATCATAAAGTACCCGAGGATACAAAGAATTTAATGCCACCGCTGTTGCAATAAGCTACTTACAAATCCGATTAAAAATTCCTCGTCTAATTATCATTGCATAAACCAGTGTGCAGggtaaaacttaaaaaaaaaactattttttaacacgttgaacgccacggtGGTCATTATGGAATTActtgaaaatatgaatatcaaTTATCAAGTAGCTgacaattgttattaatacCGCTGATCGCTTCTATGATTTAAATAGGCGAAACTTGTGCGCAACTCATAAAATTCGcgtggcagtcaacgcgttaatATTTCTCGTttcgaatcaaatttttatCCCATTGCTTGAGGGCTCATAGCAATCTTGTAAACCGAGCAGTGACGAGTAGCATAGTTTATTCGGGATTGATTTGAGATCATTTTTTCAGTGTCTCAGCCAAGCACCGGGAACTTGTCCGGGCCAGAATTGACAGCAGCTCCAAGAAAGAATTCCACTTGCTCCAGCACAGGCAGTGGATGGGACATAGACATACCGCCACCGATGGGCAGTAAGTTCACGCCAAGTTACGCATGATTCATTGTCGGTAGGTGTTCACTGTGCGAGACATAACGT encodes:
- the LOC143356138 gene encoding dnaJ homolog subfamily B member 13; amino-acid sequence: MSCEEECPCAKRSIDYYGVLSLKKNANDLEIKQAFRRLATRYNPKGVKDENCATIFALVAEAYDVLSDPLRRAIYDQFGEEGLKNGVPSADGFIEPYVYHGEPMRTYREFFGSDSPHADLLHVLTQPSTLLEFPEGRGLKRKEEPLIKTLYLTLLEVFYGGIKKMKIQRLVLVEDDKSRTVTKEKILTIPIKPGIPRGTRIVFPKEGDQGPTKIPADVIFITEDRPHETFRREGSDLHMTVDIFLREALTGTVVTVNTLDDRTLRILITSVITPGYQKSIPGEGLPLPETPNKKGSLVILFQIEFPVYLPLSNKDLVKRAFDAIGDIKDTEFVHRFILANKMRMNVDFDVPVRRDPNDHEAKQLEEICKK